The Rhodamnia argentea isolate NSW1041297 chromosome 10, ASM2092103v1, whole genome shotgun sequence sequence CCATTTTCATTGATTGCTACACCTCATTATCGTTGTGTCCAAAAAGTTCTGCAGCAGCTAGTTCAAGACTCCTTTGCTAGCCTCACGATAATTTCATTGCCCTCACATGTAAGACCATGTCCCTCACTAGGAGCTTGACGCATATATGCATGATTTGTGGTTACTTTGGTCATGAAACCTTAGTCTCACTAATTGAACTTATCGACTTAATGCATATTTACATGCAAGACGAGGTGTTGAACTTATGTTGTCTGTTATCTATTTGTCTGTCAATGTTTTTAACATGTATTTGTCAGTCTATTTTTGCCATGTATCGTGATATTACATTTGCTCAGACGTGTCGTACATTAACATAGTGATGGAAACGAGAAATTGATGGAGGAGTCTCCTATTCCAGGGTACGTATTGGTTATTGATTCCCAATGTCTGGCAAAGTCAATCCAGGTGAACTTCTCTTTCAACTAATGCATTTTCCTATATACAGGGGATGGAACAATCTGGAACAGGCAGTCACAGGAGAAGATCACCGTCATTTTCCCAAAGGCTTAGAGTGACAGAGCAAAATGGTGGCGCTCTAGGTTCTATTAGCAACAACAGTTTAATGGAGGTAAATTAATTTGGTACTATCTCCATCCTTGCAAAAGAGAAccaatttcctttctttcagCTCCTCCAAgcaaaattattaatttttcccaTGAGATACATAGCATTTTCTCGAGTAaattattttgatatatttaGTTGATTGATAACCTGTCAGATTCTTTCCAATATCTTCATATCTCTTGGTCATTCTGAATAAGTTTCCCATACTTAAATTAGCTCTCTGTTACATATTTGACGGGTATGATAGATGTCATGTCTTGAATACTGTAAGGTAAAGATCTCTTCATCTAAGGTgcggacagaaaaaaaaatcctcaagcCCAGACACCTCATGATCAGATTGTAGGAATAAAGACTCCTCTTAAGGACATTAGCTATGCTTTAACCACATCAAAGGAGCTGCTGAAGATTATATAATTTACATGGGCTCATCAAGATCGGCCGTTTGATGATTCATGAACTTATTCAGGAGCAACGCTGCTCAGAACAGAGCGGAAAAATTATCCGCTTTTTTCTTGGCAAGCGACGAGTTGAGGTACATCAGTGGCCACAACCTATTCATCGATGGCGGCTCCACCATTGTTAACCCCTCGTTCCACAAGTTTCAGTATCCCCCTGAGGAGGCCTGATTGGGTCGGGTTGATCcttacttttgttttttatgAAACTAATGTGGTACCACATCAGCACCAAATATTTATCTTTTGTCATTTTAGCAATGCCAAGTCAGCAATTTGACAGCACTTCTAATGTAGATTGAAAGAAAAACTCGATTATAcaaatagagagagggagatgacTCGATTGCATAATAAGAAAGTTGATGACCTGATTACATATTCAACGATACTTAGAGGACTAAAATTTGgactcaacttgtgataatcctTTTGCAACGCAACCGTCGAGCGCGGTTAGCTCAGTAGATTCGTAATAGCCTCGCCGATCATAGTGGTTAGATCACAAGTAAACCAAGCTACTTTACTTCTGTTGTCATCCTGGAAACACCAATTTTGATGTCAATAGGTCAAAATTAATCTGACTATATATCGACTATCAATTTGAATGTAGTATTAACTTGGGCCATGGGGATCAGAAAGTGTTAAAAGACTATTTAGCTAAAGAGGAATCTCCTAAGTCGGGTGGTTAGATAAAGCAGAGTCGTCACCCAAATAAAGTTAAGATCGACTGCAAGAAATGGTTGATCAGTAGAACATGTTGGGCTTCGATAAGGAGTGAGTAAACAGTATGTTAACCATCATATATGATTAGATACTGACTATGAGCAAAATCGTTTAGCATTGACTATGAGAAGACAGTAGAATCGAGTTGACAAAGGAGCAGTTTTCACCTATCGACTGATAGCGGAGTCAATGTTAGCTGAGTCAGGAAGCATTGAGATTTACAAGGATAAAAATAGCGGAAGCAGCTATTGCAATCAAACTACTGGGAGGGGGGAGAACGGTAGACATTCACAGTGAAAGCACTATGAAAGGAGCCCATCTGGAGAGGATGAGGCACCCGCAATTATATGGCTGAGCATGTTATGCTTGTCCTGGTACGTTTTCCGCCACATTGGAACGATTTGGTCGGCTTGGAGTTGAATGATTCCTGTGTCCGCTCTCTTGTCCTGTTCAAGCGTTATGGTTCTTGAACAGAGTTGCTTTTGGAATCTCAACCTCCTCCAAtaattttttagtttctttATAAGGCCGTCTTCGtcattttgttcattcatttggGAAGCAGAACTGTACGAGCTGTTAGGCAGAGGATTGCCAGATCTATTCATATAAATACTTTCTCGTTGCACGAATCGCATGACTCTTGAACCGCCTCGACGTAATTTTGATCATATTTCAAGGAGCGTTATAAGCCGTAAAAGGTATGGAGACCCGCTTTTTCCAACATTATTATAATATAACGTGTGGAAACTAATCAGGATTTTACAAATTAAGTCAACACGAAAAGTTCaaagaaataacgatgaacagtAAAAGACATCGGTGATTACGTGATTCGATCTCAATATTgatacctacatccacggaaaaagttaacaaaaataatttactataatcggagaattagagttacaatcgctcaatatgTTCGTGCGTTTCGCACTTATATTATactcaaattcaaaatatttatagataaaataactcaattggatataataaaaaaactcacGCACGAATCGTGTAATCGCAACTCCTTCGTACGGCCGAAAATAACAATCGCAGTTcgtcctttttttcctttctctggGCCCACAcgccttcttttttcctcctccttgaATGGCCAAACCAagccttctcttttctttgcagTAAAGAAAAAGACGTCCAAGTTCTGTCACCTTGGGTAATTACGAAAAACACCGTCGTACCAAAAGGAAATAATAATCAAGAGCGAAGAGTCTAATCAATATTGAGTTTCGTAAcgagctcaaattcgagatataATTTAACAATTCTCTATCTTGACTTGATGTTTAAAATCAACTCATAGTGCTCATTATCCGTGCTGCTTTCCTACCGTCTCGAAAGGCGATTACTCTCTACAGACGCCAATTAGTCTCAagcagagcttgagcttccCCAAAGAAACGGGCTTTATCATCATGTCTATTGAATTCTCTGCTATCactatctttttcacaacaaccttatcTTTCGCCAAAACATCTCGAATGAAGTGATACCTGATATtaatatgcttcgttcgctcaTGATAAATCGGATTATACGCCAAATATATCGCACCTTAGTTatcacaatatatatataaacacttTTCtattctaacccaaagtccaagagcaaacTCTATGActatatcgcctctttcgctataaAGGTTAGTGCCATGTATTCTGCCTCGGTCGACGACAAGGCAACGTGAACCTGTAATGTAAAGAAGCTAACAATATCATGTCATGTTCTTTATCATCAAGTGCATTtccgacgttcttcaaatccattatgagtttattaaattcatctaggtaGGTTTCGATAGATGTACCTTCAGTATATCCGAATTGAAATATCCTCTTCAAATATATTAATGAGAGCATAAACGAAGGCGGGCGAGTGGGCCGACTCTTATTTCGATCAAGTTTATGGTCCGCCCCGAGCAAGTCGGTTTGATGCATGGAAATAATGTTAGTCCGTCAAAGAGGAAGGGAAGGAGGGATCTGCTCCAATCGCGGAAGAGGAAGATGCCTTTTTGTTTTGATCTGACAAGCCTACAAAATTTTGTAGTTAGTATTGGCTCTTCATTACGACATaggtcttttcctttttggaagCAAATTGGTCGAAGCTGACATGCGACCACACGACATGTACATAGGATTTTATCAGAATTTCCATTTATGAGTAAAAACCCTGACGAATGCTTATTTACATCTCTTTTCTACTATGCCGTTCGTTCAGCAAATATTTACTAATCCATTAGGTGATTTCTTTCGTTTCTTTACTAATTTATGATTCCTCGTAAGAAGGGAGTTCAACCACAACGTGTATTTTGTCCAAATAAAATCTTCTTAATATACAGACTGGCCAAGAATTTCCAATTAGTCGCCCCAAGGAAGAGAACCTTCGCACATGGAGCTCCAAAAGAGTACATTTTTACGGTGAGCGATGCTTTTTTTAACGGTGAATTAGGTGCTTCGTTGTCCTATATAAGAAGCTCCATTCGATCTCTCTTCATCATTAGATTTTACCCTACCCAACAACACCACCAGTCTTCTTCTCCACTTTGCGTGCAACAATGGCGGGCTCTTCATTCATCTCCGCTGTCGCTAAACGGTGAGTGAATCATCCTCCTGCTTCACTAATTTATTATGCTCAAGCCCCACTAAGCATCTTGATTAACTGGATAATTGATCGAATCACGCCATGAGCAAGCTGATTGGCTTCTTAGTCACTTGATGAGATTTTGCCACTTTGTTTGGTAATTCCACTTCTGAGTGAAAAACAAGAGTCTTTTTTGTGCATTCCTCTATGGGGTTGAGCTACTAAACAGCTTTGATGTTGATACATTTCTCAAAATTCACAGGCTGGAGGGCAAGGTTGCGCTAATCACTGGAGGAGCCAGCGGGATCGGCGAGATCACCGCAAGAGTCTTTGCCCACCATGGCGCCAAGGTCGTCATTGCTGACATCAACGACGCGCTCGGCCACTCCGTCTGCAACTCCCTCAGCCAGGACACCGCATCCTACGTCCACTGCGATGTCACCGATGAGTCCCAAATCAAGGCTGCCGTTGCCGAGGCCGTCTCCGTCTATGGTAAGCTTGATATCATGTTCAACAACGCTGGGATCGCGGACCCGAACAAGAACCGCATCATCGACAACGACAAGGCCGACTTCGATCGCGTCCTTGCCGTGAACGTGACCGGCGTCTTCCTCGGGGTGAAGCACGCGGCGCAGGCCATGATCCCGGCGCGGCGCGGCTGCATCATCAACACCGCCAGCCTCAGCTCCGGAATCGGCGGCGCTGCCTCGCACGCCTACACGTGCGCGAAGCACGCGGTGCTGGGCCTGACGAGGAACGCCGCGGTGGAGCTGGGGCAGTTCGGGATCCGGGTCAACTGCCTGTCGCCGTACGCCTGCGTGACCCCGCTGGCGACCAAGTTCGTCGGTGTGGGCCCCGCGGAGCTGGAGGCGGCGATGGACGCGGTGTCGAACCTGAAGGGGGTGACGCTGAAGGCAGAAGACGTGGCGAACGCCGCCCTGTTCTTGGCGAGCGACGAGGCCAGGTACGTCAGCGGCCACAACCTGTTCATCGACGGCGGCTTCAGCGTCGTCAACCCATCTTTCAACATGTTCCAGTATCCCCCCGAGGAGGCCTGATTGGGCCGGGTCGGTTCGCATGTGCGCCCCATGACCGTGACATGATTCCTAGTCGACATAATTCAAAAATAGCCTGATTTTCGGGTCAGGTCGTGGACTTAAAGGCCCACACGGTGACATTGAGTTCATTTTCATATGAGGCACATAGGATTCTTTCACAGACGTCTCGTGTGTCGAGCTCGGTTGTACTCTGTCTAATAGTACCAAATTACCAATAGTTAATAATGAAACAGGCTAGGCGTACGAGGTAATGCATGCTAAACTAATTTTATTGTAAATATTTGATAAGTGATTGGTGGCGAACTAGACAAAATCGGCGACCGTTGATGCCAGGACTCGGCTTCCGAAAAACTAAACAAGCACGGCGATGTTTTATTACCATATCCTTGCAGCAAGTTGTCTTATTACGTTCCTAGCACTGCGCATCGGTAGTCACACTTCTGTTATGTACACAGCTATTCACGTTGTTAGGCAGAAGAAGGCAAAGAGCATAAGGTGTGATGGTCATTATTAAATGCTATAAATCGGCTTAAGGTGACTTTGGCATGCAAGAGGGAATTAATGTGTCGGTGAACGAAATTAACTTTGTTTCcgaccccccaaaaaagaaaaaaaaaaaaagctaaataaaCTCATTGCCCCTACCTATGGTCCATTTAGTATGTACGATAATCTTTTGAATCAGAATCACACATGAAACAATCCAGAGCAGAGAAACTGTCCTTTGCAGCTGGTACCGTCCAATTAACGAGCTATATCATATAAAACTTTTGGTGCTCTGACTCCCTTCAGGCTTCCGCCTTGCATTGGCGCATGGAGGTCACGAATGCCCGATTTGCTGACGAGAAATGTAAACCAATCTGGATCGAATGCCTTGGTAAAAATGTATGCTAGTTGAAGTAAGTGGGTATGTGCTGGGGTTCTAGTTGCCCCGGACTTTAAATGTTCCGTACAAAGTGGCAGTCAATCTCAATATGTTTTGTTCGTTTGTGAAATATCGGGTTTGTCATGATGTGTAAGGTGACTTGGTTATCTCAATAAAAACCCATCGGTTTGTTGTGCTATATATCGAGAGAGGCAAGTAAAGTTTGCAACCAACAGCGCAATATTCAGCTTCAACAAAGGATTGCGATATCATGTTCTGCTTCTTAGTTCTCCAAAAGACTGAACAACCACTAAGCGTGAAAAAATAACTACTAAACGATCGTCGAGTGATCGGGCAACTTGCCAATTGGAGTCGCAAAAGGTAATCAAGCAAAGTGCAGTCGGGACCAATAACAGAATCCCttgtctttgatttttcttcagataTCGAAGAACTCGTATCGGATTTCCACTGCTGCTTCTGCGGTGGAAAGTTACGTGGACATGATAACATAATTCACCCCGAATGATGGTGGGATATAGTAGACTTCCCATTAATCTTTGATAACGACTTGGTTTTGTCATGTTAGGTCCGATTGTTGTAGCTAGCCAGCGTTGTTGCCTCATTGGAGAAGTCGCTGGTTTAGATGCTAGCAAGCCTCATTACGATAGGATTTCACGTACATACTTTCTTTGGCACAGAAATAATCTCAACGTCATCCGTGTCACTTCAATTCCCCAAAAGTACTTTAATTGCCCGAGGTCCTTGATACAAAGGCACTCATCAAGAGATCGTTTGGACGCTGCACGGGTTGTGAATTATTTCCTGCCAAGATGAGATCGTCAACATTCACTAACTCGGCTAAAAAAGCACGCCATGAGAATAGGTGAACTACGAGTAATCTattaatgattgagaaaaatCATGCTCCCCCAATGCATTAgagatttttgaaaatcaatttcgaGATGTCTGTCAAAGGCCATGAAAGAACTTTTATAATCGACATACATGATTCTAGCTCGTTGTCATGAAACCTAGTGGAGGTTTCATATAAACTATCTTATCCAAGTCGCCTTGTAGAAACACGTTGTTGACGTCCATCCGACACAACTACCAATTTCGCGCCAATGCAATTGCAAGCGGGCATAGTGCAGTGCAGTGACCTTTAGTTATCGATGCAAAGGTTTCATAGAAGCTCATATCCCTTCGCAACAAGACAAGCTATATCTCATTCGATACCGCCATCAGCTCAACGCTTCATTTTGTAAACCTACTTGCACCCTATGGGTTTCTTACCCTCCGGCAAAGTTGCCAGAGTCTAAATCTCATTATCTTTGAGTACTTTAATTTCTGCCGCCATAAATTCTCTCCACAAAGGATTTGTAATAGCCTCAAATGTAAAATTCGACGACAACTTAAAAAAGCGATGTAAATCGTCCTTAAGAAACAAACTTCTCAATTGGATAGACTGTATCCGAAGATATCAAAGGATTGGGCTGAGGAGTTTGGGTCTCTGTTTGGGCCTTATTGCCCACGTAATCTCGGAGATGTTATATTTGTCCCGGTACGTTTTTCCGCCGCATTGGAACGATTCGGTCGGCTTGGATCCGAACGATTCCTGGGTTCTCTCTCTTGTCCTGTCCAAGCGCTCGCCGCATGATTCTTGAATAGAGTTCCTTTCGGAGTCTCAACCTCCTCCACCAATTTTATTAGTTTCTTTGCACGGCCGTCTTTGTCATTTTGTTGATTCAATTGGGAAGCAGAACTATACGATCCGTTAGCCAGAGGATTGCCGGATCCATCCATAGAAATACTCTCTCACCGCACGGATTGCATGATTTACGAGCGTGATTTTGATTGTGTTTCAAGGAGCGTCATAAATCACAAAGGGTACGGAGGCCCGCTTTTTCGACAAATAAAGACGAGCATAAAGCGGAGGCGGGCGAGCGGGCCGGCTCTTATTTTGATCGAGTCATGGTCCGCCCCAAGCAAGTCGGGTTCGATGCCTGGAAATAATGGAGCCCCGTTAAAAAGAGGTAGGGAGGGGAAGGATCTGTTTCGATCGAACAAGAGGAAGATGCCATTTTGTTTTCATTCGGGCAAAGCCTCTATGAATTAATAGTAGGTATTGGCTCTTCATTACAACATAggtctttccttttttggggaAACAAAGTGGCCGAAGCTGACATGCGACCACACGAAATGTACATGGGATTTCATCAGAATTCCCATTTTTCAGTGCGAACCCAATTCGAGTGCTTATTTACATCTTTTTCTCTATGCTGCCATCTAAGATACTCACAATATTGCCatttatttggtaaatatttacTAATCTATTGCGTCATTTCTTTCGTTTCTTTAGTAATTTATGAGTCCTCGTAAAAGCAGATCTCAATTGTGCCGCTCGATTATATTTTACAATCAGTGACGATTCTTTTAATGGTGAATTAGGTGCTTAATTGTCCTATAcaacaacaagaacaacaaaagTCTTCCTCTACACTTTATGTGCAACAATGGCGGGCTCTTCATTCATCTCCGCCGTCACTAAAAGGTGAGTGATTTGTGCTCCTGCTTCATTAATTTATTATGCTCAAGCTCCACTAAGCATGTTGATTAACTGGATAATTGATCGAATCGCGCCATCAGCAAGCTGATTGGCTAATTCATCACCAAATGAGATTTTGCCACAATGGATTTGAGTTACTAAACAGCCTTCTTGTTTAATGCATTTCTCATATTTCACAGGCTAGATGGAAAGGTTGCGCTAATCACCGGAGGAGCCAGTGGAATCGGCGAGATCACGGCACGAGTCTTTGCCCACCACGGCGCCAAGGTTGTCATTGCCGACATCAATGACGCGCTCGGCCACTCTGTCTGCGACTCCCTCGGCCAGGACACCGCCTCCTTCATCCACTGTGATGTCACCGCTGAGTCCCAAATCAAGGCCGCCGCAGCCGAGGCCATCTCCGTCTACGGCAAGCTTGACATCATGTTCAACAACGCTGGGATCGTCGACCCGAAAAAGAGCCGCATCATCGACAATGAAAAGGTCGACTTTGATCGCGTCCTCGCCGTGAACGTCACAGGCGTCTTCCTTGGGGTGAAGCATGCGGCACAGGCCATGATCCCGACACGGCGCGGCTGCATCATCAACACCGCCAGCATGAGCTCCGGTGTCAGCGGCGCTGCCTCGCACGCCTACACATGCGCGAAGCACGCGGTGCTGGGGCTGACGAGGAACGCCGCGGTGGAGCTGGGGCAGTTCGGGATCCGGGTCAACTGCCTGTCTCCGTATGCCTGCGTGACGCCGCTAGCGACCAAGTTCGTCGGCTTGGGCCCGGCGGAGCTGGAGGCGACCATGGACTCATTGTCGAACCTGAAGGGGCTGACGCTGAAGGCGGAGGACGTTGCGAACGCCGCCCTGTTCTTGGCAAGCGATGAGGCGAGGTACGTCAGCGGCCACAACCTGTTCATCGACGGTGGTCTCAGCATCGTCAACCCATCATTCAACATGTTCCAGTATCCTCCCGAGGAGGCCTGATTGGGCCGAGTCGGTTGGCATGTGCGCCCCATGACCATGACATCATTCCTAGTCGACATAAGTCAAACATGGCCTGATTTTTGGGTCAGGTCATAGATTTATTTGAAGGCCCGCGGGGACATTGATCAGCTGAAAAACAAGGGAAGAGTTCACATGAAGGGTTCATTTTCATGTGAGCCACATAGGGTTCTTTCACAGACACATCATGTGTCTAGCAAAGTTGTCTTCTGTCTAATGACaccaataataaataattaaacatGCTAAACTAATCTAACTATAAAAATTTGATTAGTGTTTGGTGGCTAACTAAACAAAAATCGGCAACCATTGACTCCGGGACTCGCGTTCCGAAGAACTAAACAAGCACGGCGATGTCTTATTACCATATCCTCAAAGCAAGTTGTATTGTATTACGTTGCTAGCACAGCGCATCAGTAGTCACAGTTATGTACACAGCTATTCAAGTGGttaggagaaaaaggaaaaattgcataAGGTGAACGAATAACCGTGTTGCCTTGCGGTCCATCTAGTGAGTATGGTTATCTTCTGAGTCAGAATATCACATGAAACGATCGAGAGCGGTGAAACCGTCCTTTGCTGCTGGTACCGTCCAATTAATAAGAGCTATCATATATAGCTTTTGGTGCTCCAACTCCCGTCAGGCTTCGGCCTCGCATTGGCACATAGAGGTCACGAATGCCCAACTTGCTGAGGGGAAATGTAAACCGATCTTGACCGAATGCCTTGGTAAAATTGTGTGCTAGTTGAAGCATAGTGGCTATGTGCTCGGTTCTATTTGCCCCGGACTTTACATGTTCTGAACAAAGTGGCaattaatttcaatatgttttGTTCGTTCGTAAAACACTATATTTGTCCCGATGTGTAAGGCAGCTTGATTGTTGCAATAAAGATCCACCGATTTGTTGTGCAATATCTTGAGTGAGGCAAGTAAAATACACAACCAAATCGCCGCCGTTAACTGGGGCTTCGGTCGCCAGGTCCCTCGTCATCAGATCACCAACTTCCTGGACCTTCCGGCACTTAAGTTGTGGTAGTTGCGACAGCGCTATATTCAGGTTCAGCAGAGGAAGGGGAAACTGTGGTATGCTTCTTAGTTCTCCAAAAGAATGGCCAACCAACAAGCATGACTACATAACTAGTGACTGATTATCGAGTAATTGGGGCGACTTGCTCAATCAGAATCACATGAGGTAATTAACAGAATCCCTTGTCCTTGGTTCATCTTAAGATGTCAAAAAACGCGTACAGCAACTTCCTATTGCTGCTTCTTCGGTTCCTATATGAACCGGGAAAGTCTGTTGATAGAAAACATAATTCATGGCAGGTCTGATTACTGTCGCTAGCTGGTGTTGTTGCTTCATTGGAGAAGTCATTGCTGCTAACAAACCGGCATTTAGATAGGATGTCAAATGCTTACTTCTTTGGCACAGAATTTAATCCCAAAGTCGTTCGCGTCACTTCAATTCCCAAAAAGCTTCTTTAATTGGCCGAGGTCCTTGAAATGAAGACACTCCTCAATGTATCGTTTGAGCGGTGCACATGGTTTTGAATTATTTCCTGCCAAGATGAGATCATCAACATTTACCAACAAGGCTAAAAAGGTACCGTCGTGAGAATAGCTGAACTAGAAGTAGTCTATTTATGA is a genomic window containing:
- the LOC115753930 gene encoding secoisolariciresinol dehydrogenase-like gives rise to the protein MAGSSFISAVAKRLEGKVALITGGASGIGEITARVFAHHGAKVVIADINDALGHSVCNSLSQDTASYVHCDVTDESQIKAAVAEAVSVYGKLDIMFNNAGIADPNKNRIIDNDKADFDRVLAVNVTGVFLGVKHAAQAMIPARRGCIINTASLSSGIGGAASHAYTCAKHAVLGLTRNAAVELGQFGIRVNCLSPYACVTPLATKFVGVGPAELEAAMDAVSNLKGVTLKAEDVANAALFLASDEARYVSGHNLFIDGGFSVVNPSFNMFQYPPEEA
- the LOC115753931 gene encoding secoisolariciresinol dehydrogenase-like → MAGSSFISAVTKRLDGKVALITGGASGIGEITARVFAHHGAKVVIADINDALGHSVCDSLGQDTASFIHCDVTAESQIKAAAAEAISVYGKLDIMFNNAGIVDPKKSRIIDNEKVDFDRVLAVNVTGVFLGVKHAAQAMIPTRRGCIINTASMSSGVSGAASHAYTCAKHAVLGLTRNAAVELGQFGIRVNCLSPYACVTPLATKFVGLGPAELEATMDSLSNLKGLTLKAEDVANAALFLASDEARYVSGHNLFIDGGLSIVNPSFNMFQYPPEEA